Part of the Kordiimonas pumila genome is shown below.
TTAATACTCTTTTGGATTAGCAGCGTTCCTTATGTGTTTCAAAGCTGGCATATTTTAGAAGGTAGCGTAGAAGCAAGCGGCCTTCCTTTCATTTATATTTTAAAATCTACCTTGCTGCTTTTTGCTGGCACCATGACCCTTCATGCCCTATCAGCTATCATCAGCAACGCACGCATTCTATACGGGAATAAGCAATAGTGGATATGTCAGTTATATTAACACTCAGCATGTTTGCTGTGCTTGTTGGCCTTCTCTTAACCGGTTTCCCTGTGGCTTTCACGTTGGGTGGTGCTGGCCTGTTATTTGGCCTTATTGGCATGGCAACAGGCACGCTTGATTCCAGCTTTCTTGAAATCCTTCCAAACCGCCTGTTTGGTAACGTTATTAGAAACGAATTACTGTTCGCAATTCCGCTTTTTGTCAGCATGGGGGTGATGCTCGAAAAGTCAAACGTTGCCGAAGACTTGCTCGAGAGCATGGGCAGACTTTTTGGCAAATTGCGCGGCGGGCTTGGTATTTCTGTTACTGTCGTTGGCGCCTTGCTTGCTGCCTCTACAGGCATTGTCGGGGCAACAGTTGTTACGATGGGACTGCTTTCACTCCCAACCATGTTGCGGCGTGGCTATGATCCTTCTCTAGCGACTGGCTCGATTGCGGCTTCAGGTACACTGGGGCAAATCATACCGCCCTCTATCGTGCTTATTTTACTCGCTGACGTTCTATCGTCAGCGTGGCAACAGGCACAGCTTAACAACCATATATTTTCACCTGCGCCCATGAGTGCTGGTGAACTCTTTGCAGGCGCTCTTATCCCCGGGCTTATTCTCGTTGCCTGCTATATTCTATATCAGGCAGGCATGGCATTTTTTAAGCCAGAAACCAGCCCGGCAATCCCGCCAGAGGAATGCGTCGACAGTGGCACGGGTATTTTCATAACCTTACTCACCGCACTCTTACCGCCTCTTATTTTAATAATAGCCGTTCTTGGTTCTATTCTTACGGGTATCGCAACACCTACAGAAGCCGCCTCTGTAGGTGCTATTGGTGCTATTCTTCTTGGTGCAGCAAGGCTCGGCGGCAAAAACAGAATTGCCGTTTATACAACGCTTGTTTCATTGCTTGTATTGCTTGTTATTGCGAGCACATCAGACCTACGCATGCACCGGGATGTTATATCAGCCGCAGATAACATTGCATATTTTATAGCAATACTTGTAACGGTCACTTTTTCGGCCGGGCTTTTGTGGTCACTCTGGTCAACCTACCAGTCAGGGGTGTTAACAGAAGTTATGCGCTCTACTGTGCGTATTTCAACCATGATCTACACCATACTGATCGGTGCTAGCCTGTTTTCGCTCGTCTTTAGGGGCCTTGGCGGCGACGAGATCATTGAAAACCTGTTACATGGCCTGCCCGGTGGCCAATTTACAGCTATTCTCCTGATAATGCTGTTGATGTTTGTATTGGGCTTTTTCCTCGATTTTATTGAGATCACCTTTGTTGTTGTGCCTGTTGTTGCCCCAGCCCTATTGGCTATGGATGGCACATATGGCCCTATATGGCTGGGTGTGCTGATGGCTATGAACTTGCAAACAAGCTTTTTAACGCCGCCTTTTGGCTTTGCCCTGTTTTACTTGCGCGGCGTGGTGCCTGAGAGCGTACCTACATCTGCTATATATAAAGGTGTTATACCGTTTGTTATCATTCAGCTTCTGTGCCTTGTGCTCATTGCGCTCTTCCCGTCCCTTGTTACATGGCTACCAAAGCTTCTTTTCTAAACAATACCTTAGAAACTGCTCTTACAAAGATGTATTGGCGTTATTCAAAAATATAGCTTTTAGCTTGCCATAAATTGACATTATAAATGCAATACTAACCCTGAGAAAAGGTAATACCCATGATTGGCTACACAACAATAGGGACAAACAAACATTCTGAAGCCTGCGCATTTTATGACACGCTTTTAGCCATACTTGGTGCCAAACGAGCAATGGAATTTGATAGCTTTGTCATGTGGGCTGCCGGCCCGGATAAACCAGCCTTTGCATTAACCAAGCCATATGACGGCAAAGCGGCATCTGTTGGCAACGGCGTTATGATTGCCCTCAAAGCCCCAGACAGAGCGACCGTCGACAAACTATACGAAACAGCTCTTGCAAACGGTGGTAGCTGCGAAGGTAAACCAGGTCTTCGTGGTAGCGAAGATATGGGGTTTTATGCAGCCTATTTCCGTGACATTGAAGGCAACAAGCTTAACGCATTCTGCATGGGCCCAGCCTAAGCAGCGGTTCCTTCCCGAACAGGAACCAAAAAGGCCGGATTTCCCCCCGGCCTTTTTTATTCAATCCGTAATAGGTCACCAATTACTTAAAATCTATTTGAACTTGTTATTACGGGGGAAGCCCATAGGCGGCAAACGCCCAGCATTGCCACGTTTACCTGTCCATTGCACCAAATCGGTTTCTGTGCGCCACCTGTCGCCGTTACCACCCATTTGCCATGTAAGGCCTTCACTTTTGTGGAACGTTACAATGTCTGAGAGGGTGCCATCTTTGTAACGCTGCAAAGTAACGCCCTGCCCCCGGTTCATAACCGGTAATTCATCAATTGAGAACACAAGCAGTTTGCGGTTTTTACCAATAACAGCAACACTGTCACCGTCAGCAACAAAACAGTGCGTTGCAATGGCATCATTAGGTAAGTTTAGAATCTGTTTACCGCCTTTTTTCATGGCAACAGCATTTGCTGCTTCAATAATAAAGCCTTTACCAATGGAGGAAGCAACCACCAACTTACTTCCCGGCTGGAAGGGCAACAGTGTGACAATTTCATCATTAGCATCCATATCAACCATCAGCCTAACAGGCTCACCGTTGCCGCGTGCGCTTGGCAGTTTATCGGCACCAATCGTATACAGCTTACCGCTTGTCGCAAAGAGGAAGATTTTATCCGTAGTATAAGCGTGGAACCTGAACTTTTCTTCGTCACCGTCTTTATATTTAAAATCTTCTTCCGGCTTGGCATGCCCCTTAAGGGCACGTATCCAGCCGCGTTTCGAACAAAGCACTGTCAGCGGTTCTTTTTCAATCATTGCCTCAATCGGCACTACTTCGGCAGTGGGGGCGTCCCCAAAGCGGGTACGGCGTTTTCCAAGTACAGTTTCTTGGCCAAACTTTTCTTTAATAACAGAAACCTTATCGCCAATCGCTATCCACTGAAGTTCAGGTGAGCGGATGAGTGACTTAAGCTGTGCACCCTCTTTTTCAAGCCCGGCATGCTCGGTTCTGATTTCCATTTCTTCAAGTTTCCGAAGGGCACGAAGGCGCATATTCAAGATGGCCTCCGCCTGCACATCATTCAGCTTAAATGTGGCTATAAGGCTTGCTTTTGCGTCATCTTCCTCGCGGATTATGCGAATAACTTCATCAAGATTAAGGTATGCGATTAAATAGCCAGCCAATATTTCAAGCCGGTGCTCAATTTTATCGAGTCGGAACTGGCTACGACGGATCAGAACCTCAACCTGATGATTAAGGAAGCTATTCAGCATTTCTTTTAGAGGCAGAACGCGCGGCCTGTTATCTGAGGCAATCACATTCATATTCATGGAAAAGCGCGATTCTAGTTCAGTTAATCTGAACAGGCTTTCCATCAGTATTTTTTCGTCAACCGTACGGTTTTTAGGTTCAAGAACAATTCTGATATCTTCTGCAGACTCGTCCCTAACATCAGCCAAAATTGGCAGTTTCTTTTCATTGATCAAGTCCGCAATGCGTTCAATCAGCTTAGATTTTTGAACCTGAAAAGGAATTTCCGTAATGACAATCTGGTAAATACCCCGGGATAGCTCTTCTTTTTCCCAGCGCGCGCGCACCCGGAAACTACCACGTCCTGTATCGTAAGCATCAATGATGGTTTCGCGGTCTTCAACAAGCTGCCCACCTGTTGGGAAGTCAGGCCCTTGAATAGAATCCATCAATTTATGTGTGGTAATAGCATCATAGCTAAAGGTCAGGTTATCACCGCGTTTATGATCAGAAAGCCGCGCATCAATGAGCAACTGCATCCCATCTGCAAGCTCCCCCACATTATGGGGCGGAATATTGGTCGCCATACCAACGGCAATACCAGAGGAGCCATTTGCAAGGAGATTGGGGAAAGACCCCGAGAAAACAATAGGCTCACGGTCTTCACCGTCATATGTTTCCCGGTAATCTACCGCATCTTCTTCCAGCCCTTCCATAAGGGCCATGGCAACTTCGGTAAGGCGAGCCTCAGTATATCGCATCGCAGCGGCATTATCGCCGTCAACGTTACCAAAGTTTCCTTGTCCATCAACCAGAGGGAAGCGAACAGAAAAGTCCTGTGCCAAACGCACCAGCGCATCATAAACCGACTGATCACCATGTGGGTGGTATTTACCAATCACATCCCCCACAACACGGGCGCATTTTTTATAGCCGGTTTTTGGGTCCAGCTTCAAAAGGCGCATAGCATACAGCAGCCGCCTGTGAACAGGCTTTAACCCATCCCTTACATCCGGTAGTGACCGGGACATAATTGTTGAGAGTGCATAGGCCAAATACCGTTCGCTAAGTGCATCAGCGAAAGGGGTTTCGATAATATTACCGTTAAAATCAGCTTGTGTTGTCATAAGGTAACTATACCAATTCAAAAGCAGATGGCTACAAGATGTTGTGGTTATCCACAGATTCTTTGCCGTATGAAGAAAACTAAGTCAACGAGAAGCCGTATAAAGTGCTGATAACAGCCTTTCACGAGCCGCAGGCTGGCCTTTTCCACTCACAATCCATATGTTTCGCTCAAGAAAGTAGCCTGTTAACTTCAGGCTGTTATACGCATCTGTCATATTGGGCATAAGCCCATCTCGTGAAAGCAAAAATGCAGGTAACGGCAATAGTTTGTCACTGTACGGCGCCCCTGCATCAGCACATACCGCCCTACCCGACTTCGGGGAAACATAGGTGAGATTGTCCCGAACACCGCTTGCTGCACATTCGCTCAAATCAAGGCCGTAGCCAAGCTCGGTTAAAATACCAAGTTCAAGCCGTGCGAGCGCAGCCCCCCACAAAGATAGTGTACCATCTTCGTTTTCAAGCAAATTAACAAGAGCACACAAACCCTTGTAAACCTTAAGAAAAGGCGCACGCTCTGGCATTGTAGAGGCAACAACAGCCGTTATGGCAGCAAGCGCCGAAAGCCGTGCGCCATCCCCGATCATGTGCCCCAGTGGGCTGTGGAGTAATTCAAGAGTAAACCGGCCAAGGTTTGCTTCAATCCGCGACCGCCATGTAAGAGAAAGGAGATTTCCTGCCTGCAGGTTTGCACGGTTGCGCCTGCCAAGGCCACCCTTTACAAAACCACGCGCCCGACCATGGTTTTCTGTCATCACTTCTATAACAGCGTCGCTTTCGCCGTGCCGCGCTATGGAAAGAACAATACCTTCATCCTGCCATTCCATCGCGTTACCCTGTTTTACTAGTCTACAAAATCGAGGCCCATGTCCTTATACATGGTTCTGTCATCAGCCCAGCGCTCTGTTGTACGCACATGCAAGAAAAGATGCACCCTGCGATCAAATTCCTGCTCCATTTCCTCGCGGGCCATTTTACCCAAGGTTTTCAGCATGCTGCCAGCTTTACCAATAACTATACCTTTTTGAGTTTCACGCTCAACATGGATAACCTGCTCAATACGAACCGAACCATCAGCACGTTCTTCCCATTTTTCAGTTTCAACAGTTGTGGCGTATGGAAGCTCATCGTGAAGGCGCAAATACACCTTTTCACGGGTGATTTCAGCCGCCAAAACACGCATGGTTATATCTGATATCTGGTCATCAGGGTACATCCACGGCCCAGATGGAGCTTTCGCCGACAGAAACGCCTTTAGGTCTGTCACACCATCCCCGTTCAGCGCTGATATCATGAATATATCGGTGAACACGCCCGTTTCGTTTAACTTTTGCGTTAGTGCGAGCAACGTATCACGTCTTAGTCCGTCAATTTTGTTCAAGGCAAGAATAGCTTTACGCTTTGCATTCTTCAGCCCATCAATAATATGCTCAACCTCGTCTGTAACACCGCGTTTGCTATCCACCAGAAAAACGGTTGTTTCTGCGTCTTCTGAACCCTTCCAAGCCGCACTTACCATCGCCCGGTCCAACCGGCGCTTTGGTTCAAAAATACCAGGGGTATCAATAAAAATAAGCTGCGTTTTTCCGTGCATGGCAATGCCAGTAATACGCGTACGTGTGGTTTGCACTTTATGGGTAACAATAGCCACCTTGGCACCAACAAGCGAATTAAGAAGCGTAGACTTACCTGCGTTTGGTGCCCCTATCAAAGCCACAAAACCGCAACGTTCCATGTCTGCTTCATCCGAATGGTTCAACCTGTTTCTCCTAAAAGGTGCCGTAACAATGCAGCTGCTGCATCTTGTTCAGCCGTTTTTTTTGTTCCACCCTGCGCCGATGCAGAGCCTTTGCCGTCAATGGTCGCTTCAATTGTAAAAACAGGGTCGTGATCTGGCCCTGTTCTGTCTAACACTGAATAGTGTGGTAAATCCAATGATCTTGCCTGACACCATTCTTGTAATTTTGTTTTGTGGTCTTTAACAGCATCCAGTTCAGTATCCATTAACGGAATCCAGTGTTGCCGAATAAATTTGTCAGTAACCGCGAAGCCACCGTCAAGATACATAGCACCAATAAAGGCTTCACACACATCAGCCTGTATGGCCTCTTTGTCTCTCGCGCCTTCAGTTTCCGCACCTGGAGTTACCTTTAAGGCTGCAGCAATACCAAGCTTTACAGCCATTCCGGCGAGAGTTTCCCTGCGCACAAGAGACGTAAAGCGCCTATTTAGTAACCCTTCCGCTTCCGACGGATAAGCCTCTAAAAGCCATGTTGAGATCGTAAGCCCCAGTACACGATCACCCAAAAACTCAAGACGCTGATAATTATAGGAGCCAGACAGTGATGGGTGTGTCAGCGCCTCATCCAGCAGGCTTGTTTTTGCAAACCTGTAACCGGCTAGTTCTTTTAATTCAGTCAAATGCTCCTCCCCGAGCTTTTTTAACCTCTGGCTTCATCCATGAGCCTTCTCATTTCCTTAATAGATGCTTCTAAGCCATGAAAGATTGCTTCCCCAACCAGAAAATGGCCTATATTTAATTCCCTGATTTCAGGGATGGCGGCAATTGCAGCCACTGTTTCATAACTCAAACCGTGCCCAGCATGCATTTCAATACCATGCGAAGCACCGTATGCAACAGCGCTTCGAATACGCTCTAGCTCTTCCTCTTGCTGCTTGCCAGAAAGCTCGCAGTATTTCCCTGTATGAATTTCACATACAGGGGCGCCAAGAGAAATTGCCGCATCAAGCTGGCTTTTCTCGGCATCGATAAAAAGACTAACTCGGCTCCCTGCAGCGTTCAGGCGGTTTACATAAGGCAGCAAGCGATCATGCTGTCCTGCGACATCAAGCCCCCCTTCTGTTGTCAGTTCCTGGCGCTTTTCAGGCACCAAACAACAGGCATGAGGTTTGTGCCTCAGTGCAATTTCCAGCATTTCATCGGTCGCTGCCATTTCCAGATTAAGTGGCACCGAAAGAACATCTGAAAGAGAGGCGATATCTTCGTCAGATATATGGCGCCTATCCTCGCGTAAATGCGCCGTTATACCGTCAGCTCCAGCAAGTACAGCGAGGCCCGCTGCCCGCACAGGATCAGGGTGTCTAATACCTCTGGCATTTCTTATGGTTGCCACATGATCAATATTTACACCTAGTCGTAATTTAGCTAGCGTCATTCAAGTATATCCTCATTCTTTAAGAGCTGCTGGCGCTGACGCGCTCTTATACGGGCTTGTTTCCTTGCACGGTTTGCAGAGACCATTATGCGAAGAGCAATATAAAAGCCAATCCATATCACAATCGCCAAAGGAATGCTCCCCACGAGCATAGGCCAGATTATAGGCACAAAGGCCATAATATACTCAGATGGTGCGTGCAAAAACCCGCTCCAGCTCCATGAAGGTAAAACATGAATAACATCATGTCCTAAAATCCATCTTCCCAATCTTGCTGTAAGAGCAAAAATAAGGGGAAATGTCCATGGGTTGCCAACAATAGTGCCAATTGCAGACGCCAGTAAATTAGCCCGCACAAGCCATGCTAATGCAAAGCCCATCAAGAAATGGAGGCCGATAAACGGCGTAACAGAAACAGCTGCACCCGATGCGAAACCCGCAGCAATGCTATAATCAGAGCCCGGCAATCGGATTATCCGGTGCCACAAATATAGTACAGCTCTTTTAAAACCAGATCGCGGCCACAACCACGAGCGAAGCTTCTGAAATATATTTTGTTTATTGCGGCGCCCAAATAGCATAATCAGGATTTCAAATCACGACTGCCCGGCTTAATCGCAGGAATGGCTTTCAGGGCATCAGGCAAATTATCAGGGCTATAAGTTGGAGCATCAATCGTTACGAGTGCGGTAACCGGTGCCCCCACATCTGCCTGTCCGCCAGAGCGGTTAATCAAACATCCAGCAGCCACAACATCACCACCCCATTCCGTTATGGTTTTAATACATTCACGCGACGAAAGGCCCGTTGTGATAACATCTTCCATCATCAAAATACGTGCCCCTTTCGGAATATCAAAGCCGCGCCTCAGGGTAAATGCTCCGTCAACCCGTTCCGTAAAAACACCCGGCACACCAAGCTGGCGCGCTACTTCATAGCCAACAATAACACCGCCCATAGCAGGGCTTACAACCAAATCAATATCAACACCAGTAAGCCTTAGCTTATCTGCAAAGGCTGCGCACAAACGGCCTGCGCGCTCTGGGTCCATTAAAACACGCGCGCACTGTAAATAAACCGGGCTATGGAGGCCTGATGACAATTTAAAATGCCCTTCAAGCAAAGCACCTGCTGCACGAAATTCGTTTAAAACCGCGTCCTGATCCATGATGGCTCCAGTCATTTAGTATATACTTGTCTGTGGCGGATAGTTGCCTGAGCGCGCTGCGTCAAGTTAAATAAACAGACACTCATAAATGTTAGCCCAGAACCCGGTCAACACGGGCAATTACCCTGCTAACACGAAGAGCTCGACTAATATTATTCAAATGTTTTACATCACGGACTTCAACATCGGTAATCATAATACAAAACTCTGGGTCACGTTCAGGGATCACCAGATTGGAAACATTACCGCCATGTTTTGAAACGATCGTCGCAATAGTGGCTAAAGCGCCTTTCTCATTAACCACCTCAAGGCGTAAGCGCCCTGTATAAAAAGAAGCTTCAGCTTCATCCTCGTCCTGCCACCGCAAATCAATCCAAAGCTCTGGCTTGTCATCATATTCCGTCAGTTTTGAGCAATCAATTGTATGAACCTCGGCTCCCTGCTCCGGTATATGAATACCAACAATGCGGTCACCCCTTACAGGATGGCAGCACTCAGCAAAGTGAACCGCAGACCCCATCCGAAGACCGGAGATCGGTACTGAAGACGATACAATATCCTCCCAGTCATGGTGAACGGCAGGCAAGCGCTCTGAACTGGCATCTTCGCGGAAGCCAGCATACGCTGCTCGTAGCACATCATCTTTCCTAATAATGCCGGAGCCAACCTGTGCATATAATTCAGCGATATCTTCACAGTTGAGGATTTCCGCAGCCTCTGTCATGGCTTTCACAGAAAACTCCAACCCAAAACGTCCACATGCTTCTTCCAGTAAGGTTTTACCCAAACTGCTATATTCAGACTGTTTTTGCTGCCTGATATGGCGCCTGATAGCGGACCGGGCCTTACCAGTAATCACAAAATTATCCCACCTTGGTGACGGGCTTTGGCCTTTTGATGTTAGAATTTGTACCTGATCACCGTTTTCAAGCTGATGCCTAAGCGGAACCATGCGGCCATTCACCTTAGCCCCTACGCAGTGGTCGCCCACTTCAGTATGCACCGTATAAGCAAAATCAACAGTGGTAGACCCACGCGGCAGAGAAATCAGTTCTCCCTTTGGAGTGAAACAAAAAACCTTATCCTGAAACATTGCAAGCTTTGTATGCTCAAGAAACTCTTCAGGGTCCTGTGTGTGATCTAAAATTTCCAGAAGTTCCCGCACCCAGCGATACTGCGACCCTTCTGCTTTTTCAGACTTTTGCTTATATTGCCAGTGGGCAGCAACACCGATTTCTGCCTCTTGGTGCATTTCATGCGTCCGAATTTGTATTTCAAGTCGGTTTTTATGCGGCCCTATAACCGTAGTGTGAATAGAGCGATAAAAATTCCGTTTCGGAATAGAGACATAGTCTTTAAACCTTCCTGGCACCATTGGATATTTCTGGTGGATAACACCCAGCACTTTATAGCAGGTTGCAATATCGTCCACCTTTATCCGAAAGGCCATAACGTCGGATAGTTGTTCAAATGTTATATTTTGGCGCTCCATTTTGCGCCAAATCGAATACGGCCGTTTAATTCTGCCACTTATCAGTGCTGTTACCTCATTTTGCTCCATCAGCTTATTGAGAGCAGCAATCATATCTTTTTCAAGATTAGGGCTTTGCTCTACAAGATAATGCAAGCGCGCATTGATTGATTCTAGCGCCTCTGGGTCGAGATGCGTAAAGGCCAAATGCTCAAGCTCGTCTTTCAGCTCATGCATGCCTATACGTTCGGCAAGCGGCGCGTAAATATCCATCGTCTCAAGCGCTATGCGGCGGCGTTTTTCAGGATTTTTGATGTAATCCAGTGTCCGCATGTTATGACAGCGGTCAGCAAGCTTAACCAGCAACACCCTGATATCATTTGACATTGCTAAAAGAAATTTACGGAAATTCTCGGCTTGGCGAACACTTTCAGCCTGTAATTCAATTTTTGACAGCTTGGTAACACCGTCAACCAGTTCAGAAACCTTTGGACCAAAAAGCTCTTCAATTTCAGGAATTGTAGCAACAGTATCTTCAACCACGTCATGCAAAAGCGCTGTAGCGATTGTATCACCGTCGAGTTTCATGTCCGTAAGAATGCCTGCAACCTCAAGCGGATGCGAAAAATATGGATCGCCCGAAGCGCGGGTTTGTGTGCCGTGCGCCTTCATGGCAAAAACATACGCACGGTTCAAAAGCGCCTCATCCACTTTCGGATCATACGCTTTAACTTTTTCAACAAGTTCAAACTGACGGATCACTATATACCTGCACTCTTTCCAAAACTTATCGTACCTTTACAGATAGCGATTCCATATGAGAATTTCAGCCCCTTTATAGGCTTCTGTATGACTTATCGAAAAAAAAAACGAAGTGTTCCCGTAAAACAACGGATTTAGGAGATTACAATAAGGCTCAAGCAAAATAAAAAGCCCGGCAAAACCGAGCTTTAAATCAATCACGAGCACCACAAAGCGCCGCTTTATGCCTTTGTGGTTTCTTCCATGCCCGCCATAAGAATTGACATATCTACTTCTTCTGGCTCGTCAGATTCTACAACCTTGCGCATGCTATGAATAACCGCTTCTGTCAGATCATCAGCAATAACTTTTTCTTCTGCAATCTCGCGAAGTGAAACCACTGGGTTTTTGTCGTTATCGCGGTCAACCAGAAGAGGTGCGCCTGATGATATTTGGCGCGAACGCTGTGCTGCGGCCAAAACCAAGTCAAAGCGGTTTGTTACTTTATCAACGCAATCTTCAACGGTGACGCGTGCCATTCATATTCTCCAAATTCTTTTGCAGCATATTAAACATGCCTGCCATACAAGCGCCTGCTTATACAAGCGCACCTTGGCTGTGTAAAGTCTGGAATCGCAATTTTAGCCTGAAAATGGCCTAACACCTATTCTATCAGCCATAATTTCTGGCTCGATAGCCATATCCGCTACACTCTTGCCTGTAACTGGGTGAACCCAGTCAGAGGCAATATCAAGCATGGGCACCAGAACAAAAGCCCGCTTGTGCATACGTGGGTGTGGCACAACGGGTTGCTGAAGGATGGCTGCGGGGTCAGAACTATTCACAACAGACCACCAGTCCTCCACAGACGGCAAAACCTCTGCACCATATGATAGCAAATCAATATCAATGGTTCTCGCGCTCCAACGCTCTGAAGGTTCACGCCCCAGAAAGCTTTCAATACCTTTAAAATGGGACAAAAGCAGCTCTGCACTCAAGGACGATTGAGCAAAAATTACTGCATTGATAAAATCAGGCTGATCAGAAGCAGGTACCGGGCTGGTGCAATAAAATTTTGAAATGGCCTGTATATCAATCGCAAGGCCTGAAAGCTGGTTAATTGCAGCACGGAGGGTTTTTTCTGGCGTTCCATATGAAGAATTAAGGTTACCGCCAAGTCCAATGTGGATTTTTTGCACAATAAATCTATTCTTAAATACTACAGTGTTAAATTAACGGAAATTTAACCGGCTTCTTCCACGCTGTATAGTCTAAGATTTAAATGTAATACTTACTGGTTATTTTACGAATTTATAATTCATACTGTCCGTATTCTGGAGTTATTATGATAATTTACCCTGAAGAGCGCCTTGCTCTTTTTATCGACGGTGCCAACCTTTACGCAACAGCATGTGCCTTGGGCATGGAAATTGACTATAAAAAACTGCGCGCCTATTTTTCTGAAAACAGCCGTATGATAAGGGCCTTTTATTATACAGCCATACTTGAAGATCAGGAATACTCGCCCCTGCGCCCACTTATTGATTGGCTGGACTATAATGGTTTTACACTTGTTACAAAGCCCGTGAAAGAATTCACTGACGAACATGGTCGGCGCAAAATCAAAGGCAATATGGATATTGAGATTGCTGTTGATATGCTCAACATCTCCGATTCACTTGATCATATGATTCTATTTTCCGGTGACGGTGATTTCAGGCGGCTGATTGAAGCTATCCAAAGGCGCGGTGTACGGGTCACTGTTGTTAGCTCAAATTCAACACAGCCCAGCATGATAGCCGACGAACTACGGCGGCAAGCAGACCAGTTTGTTGATCTTGACGATCTACGCAGTGCTATTGGCCGCCCTTCCAGTAAAAAGCGAGACGATGAAGCCCCTCTTGATGCTGTCTATGAAGACCACCTAATTTAGCCTTAAATGTCTGATGATAAACGAAACTGAACCCAAAAAGCACTGTACCTTGTGCCCAAGGCTTGCAGCATATCGCCGCGAAAATATTGAAAATTACCCAACTTTTCACAATGGTGCAGTATCAAACTTTGGGCCAATAACAAGCGAGATTCTGATAGTTGGCATGGCACCCGGCCTTAAGGGTGCCAACCAAACAGGCAGGCCTTTCACCGGTGATTTTGCAGGCAACTTGCTATATTCCAGCCTACTTCAAGCTGGCTTTGCAGAAGGCACTTTCGGCAATCATGCTCATGATGGCCTAAGGCTGAAGAACACTCTTATAACCAATGCAGTTCGCTGCGTTCCCCCGCAGAACAAGCCAATAAACACCGAGATCAACAACTGCGCACCTTATTTGGCCGCCTTAATAAAAAGCATGCCAAATTTAAAAGTAATCCTAAGCCTTGGTCATCTTGCCCATACGGCAACGGTGAAGGCACAAGGGGAAAAACAGGCACATTATAAATTCGTACACGGAAAGTGCCAACCGCTACCGAATGGCATTCAACTGATAAGCAGCTATCACTGCTCGCGGTATAACGTAAACACTGGCGTTTTAACCGAACCCATGTTTTTGGGTGTTCTTGAGCA
Proteins encoded:
- a CDS encoding TRAP transporter large permease — protein: MSVILTLSMFAVLVGLLLTGFPVAFTLGGAGLLFGLIGMATGTLDSSFLEILPNRLFGNVIRNELLFAIPLFVSMGVMLEKSNVAEDLLESMGRLFGKLRGGLGISVTVVGALLAASTGIVGATVVTMGLLSLPTMLRRGYDPSLATGSIAASGTLGQIIPPSIVLILLADVLSSAWQQAQLNNHIFSPAPMSAGELFAGALIPGLILVACYILYQAGMAFFKPETSPAIPPEECVDSGTGIFITLLTALLPPLILIIAVLGSILTGIATPTEAASVGAIGAILLGAARLGGKNRIAVYTTLVSLLVLLVIASTSDLRMHRDVISAADNIAYFIAILVTVTFSAGLLWSLWSTYQSGVLTEVMRSTVRISTMIYTILIGASLFSLVFRGLGGDEIIENLLHGLPGGQFTAILLIMLLMFVLGFFLDFIEITFVVVPVVAPALLAMDGTYGPIWLGVLMAMNLQTSFLTPPFGFALFYLRGVVPESVPTSAIYKGVIPFVIIQLLCLVLIALFPSLVTWLPKLLF
- a CDS encoding VOC family protein, whose protein sequence is MIGYTTIGTNKHSEACAFYDTLLAILGAKRAMEFDSFVMWAAGPDKPAFALTKPYDGKAASVGNGVMIALKAPDRATVDKLYETALANGGSCEGKPGLRGSEDMGFYAAYFRDIEGNKLNAFCMGPA
- the parC gene encoding DNA topoisomerase IV subunit A, yielding MTTQADFNGNIIETPFADALSERYLAYALSTIMSRSLPDVRDGLKPVHRRLLYAMRLLKLDPKTGYKKCARVVGDVIGKYHPHGDQSVYDALVRLAQDFSVRFPLVDGQGNFGNVDGDNAAAMRYTEARLTEVAMALMEGLEEDAVDYRETYDGEDREPIVFSGSFPNLLANGSSGIAVGMATNIPPHNVGELADGMQLLIDARLSDHKRGDNLTFSYDAITTHKLMDSIQGPDFPTGGQLVEDRETIIDAYDTGRGSFRVRARWEKEELSRGIYQIVITEIPFQVQKSKLIERIADLINEKKLPILADVRDESAEDIRIVLEPKNRTVDEKILMESLFRLTELESRFSMNMNVIASDNRPRVLPLKEMLNSFLNHQVEVLIRRSQFRLDKIEHRLEILAGYLIAYLNLDEVIRIIREEDDAKASLIATFKLNDVQAEAILNMRLRALRKLEEMEIRTEHAGLEKEGAQLKSLIRSPELQWIAIGDKVSVIKEKFGQETVLGKRRTRFGDAPTAEVVPIEAMIEKEPLTVLCSKRGWIRALKGHAKPEEDFKYKDGDEEKFRFHAYTTDKIFLFATSGKLYTIGADKLPSARGNGEPVRLMVDMDANDEIVTLLPFQPGSKLVVASSIGKGFIIEAANAVAMKKGGKQILNLPNDAIATHCFVADGDSVAVIGKNRKLLVFSIDELPVMNRGQGVTLQRYKDGTLSDIVTFHKSEGLTWQMGGNGDRWRTETDLVQWTGKRGNAGRLPPMGFPRNNKFK
- the recO gene encoding DNA repair protein RecO, translating into MEWQDEGIVLSIARHGESDAVIEVMTENHGRARGFVKGGLGRRNRANLQAGNLLSLTWRSRIEANLGRFTLELLHSPLGHMIGDGARLSALAAITAVVASTMPERAPFLKVYKGLCALVNLLENEDGTLSLWGAALARLELGILTELGYGLDLSECAASGVRDNLTYVSPKSGRAVCADAGAPYSDKLLPLPAFLLSRDGLMPNMTDAYNSLKLTGYFLERNIWIVSGKGQPAARERLLSALYTASR
- the era gene encoding GTPase Era, which codes for MERCGFVALIGAPNAGKSTLLNSLVGAKVAIVTHKVQTTRTRITGIAMHGKTQLIFIDTPGIFEPKRRLDRAMVSAAWKGSEDAETTVFLVDSKRGVTDEVEHIIDGLKNAKRKAILALNKIDGLRRDTLLALTQKLNETGVFTDIFMISALNGDGVTDLKAFLSAKAPSGPWMYPDDQISDITMRVLAAEITREKVYLRLHDELPYATTVETEKWEERADGSVRIEQVIHVERETQKGIVIGKAGSMLKTLGKMAREEMEQEFDRRVHLFLHVRTTERWADDRTMYKDMGLDFVD